In Clostridium sp. DL-VIII, the following proteins share a genomic window:
- a CDS encoding HD domain-containing phosphohydrolase has protein sequence MMEERCLSEIYKPFLNSFPWPVWIQKTDSRIIFLNKHYEAMYNVKLKDVIGKKNEKIFPKEEVGIYKVQIQKCLEHLNVCTVESVVDGTYVECRIFPILNDEGKPEAVAGIVIDINDRKLREIEVEKQKNILRTIIDAVPESIFYKDRESRFIGYNKKFENFYNKLGVTDILGKTDLEIYSDKEVAAYFIEQDQEIMRTKQATYFEQRIENENGKEVIQENIKIPVVNKKGEAWGVVGLSRDITERKLMEERLRYLSEIDILTGLYNRYSFEEKIKELNHEKHLPMGIIMGDVNGLKIVNDTLGHLEGDKLLQRIALILKDICDPNGYVFRWGGDEFIILIPDCNEVKCEQIIRDITEKCKQAKYKFMQLSIALGEGIRYSLDENIYECITKIEEKVYRQKLLDKKSIKSSIMESLKKSLEEKNMETNEHTERVAKYALAIGKRLNLKISDLDELILVASLHDIGKIGVNEEILLKSGKLTNEEFEIMKTHTEKGYRIINASSELGNVAKGVLTHHERWDGNGYPLGLAEKEIPLAARIINVVDSYDVMTNDRVYKKAIDKDEAIKELKNCSGTQFDPKIVECFIEYICCN, from the coding sequence ATGATGGAAGAAAGATGCTTAAGTGAAATATATAAACCTTTTTTAAATAGTTTTCCTTGGCCTGTTTGGATTCAAAAAACCGATTCGAGGATAATATTTCTAAATAAACATTATGAAGCGATGTATAATGTAAAATTAAAAGATGTCATTGGAAAGAAAAACGAGAAGATTTTTCCAAAGGAAGAAGTCGGAATATATAAGGTGCAGATACAGAAGTGTTTAGAGCATCTAAATGTGTGTACTGTAGAAAGTGTTGTAGATGGTACTTATGTTGAGTGCCGCATATTTCCTATATTGAATGATGAAGGAAAACCTGAGGCTGTAGCTGGAATTGTAATAGATATAAATGATAGAAAATTAAGAGAAATTGAAGTAGAAAAACAAAAAAATATATTAAGAACAATAATTGATGCTGTGCCTGAATCTATTTTTTATAAAGATAGAGAAAGTAGATTTATAGGATACAATAAAAAATTTGAAAACTTTTATAATAAATTGGGAGTTACAGATATATTAGGAAAAACAGACTTGGAGATATATAGCGATAAAGAGGTGGCTGCATATTTTATTGAACAAGATCAAGAGATTATGAGAACCAAACAAGCTACTTATTTTGAACAGAGAATAGAAAATGAGAATGGAAAAGAAGTAATACAAGAAAATATTAAAATACCAGTTGTAAACAAAAAAGGTGAAGCATGGGGAGTAGTCGGATTATCAAGAGATATAACCGAAAGAAAACTCATGGAAGAAAGATTGCGTTATCTAAGTGAAATAGATATATTAACAGGATTATATAACAGATATAGTTTTGAAGAAAAAATTAAAGAATTAAATCATGAAAAGCATCTTCCAATGGGAATAATTATGGGAGATGTTAATGGATTAAAGATTGTTAATGATACATTAGGACATTTAGAAGGGGATAAATTATTACAAAGAATAGCACTCATACTTAAAGATATATGTGACCCAAATGGATATGTGTTCAGATGGGGAGGAGATGAATTTATAATTCTTATACCAGATTGTAATGAAGTAAAGTGTGAGCAAATTATTAGAGATATTACCGAAAAGTGTAAACAAGCAAAGTATAAATTTATGCAGCTGAGTATAGCATTAGGTGAAGGAATAAGGTATTCGTTAGATGAGAACATATATGAATGTATCACAAAAATAGAGGAAAAAGTTTATAGACAAAAATTATTAGATAAGAAAAGTATTAAAAGTTCAATTATGGAATCTTTGAAAAAAAGTCTAGAAGAAAAAAATATGGAGACTAATGAACATACTGAAAGAGTTGCTAAATATGCATTAGCAATAGGGAAAAGGTTGAATTTAAAGATTTCAGATTTAGACGAGTTAATTTTAGTTGCAAGTCTACATGATATAGGCAAGATAGGAGTGAATGAAGAAATATTACTGAAATCAGGAAAATTAACAAATGAAGAATTTGAAATAATGAAAACACATACAGAAAAGGGATATAGAATTATAAATGCATCAAGTGAACTTGGAAATGTAGCAAAAGGTGTATTGACTCATCATGAAAGATGGGATGGTAATGGATATCCATTAGGATTAGCAGAGAAAGAGATTCCACTAGCTGCACGAATAATAAATGTAGTGGATTCATATGATGTTATGACCAATGACAGAGTGTATAAAAAGGCTATTGATAAAGATGAAGCTATAAAGGAATTAAAGAATTGCTCAGGTACACAGTTTGATCCTAAAATAGTGGAGTGTTTTATTGAATATATATGTTGCAATTAA
- a CDS encoding ABC transporter permease, which translates to MYSKMALNNVKKSFKDYTIYFLTLTFAVAIFYSFNSIESQSVMADMNKGQTDYVIAMGQMISVISVGVSVILGCLIIYATKFLISKRKKEFGIYMILGMAKRKMSKILFFETLYIGMVSLVAGMLLGLLFSQVLSIFTAKLFAVQMVKYSFVISTNAILKTILYFGIMYLLVMIFNVVIVSRYKLIDLLHGDKKNERVRIRNPYLGAGVLILSIIALGFAYHLVNKVGLNFYDNRFKAAIALGIVGTALFFFGIAAVTFFVIKKNKNMYLYKLNIFTMRQISSKFNTNFISMTIICLMLFVTIGTLASGLSIKNSMEGTLKNQTPFDASIQVFAKKDDKALSSIDTLKQLNYNLDDYAEYSTIKNYEYNMSTKALLEKYALTDDQKQMLNLKVFEKLNMIKISEYNAMRNLKGETSIDLKDDEILVSSNYEPLKQMVKDFIEREDSIKIGDKLFKIKERKIQTEALSTSPTSDSMFDLIVPDELVTGLEPSGEVLNLNFSGNDKMEGKEKLTTIFENFSIHNSEAVKADYVLSGLTREMAYDESRGLSAMILFIAIYMGIVFLLASAAVLALQQLSECNESIERYRVLRKIGATKSMINKSIFKQVSIFFALPLLLSIVHSYVGINVVNNYLIALGAANQFKSILMTALIMVIVYGGYLYATYIAYKNVVDNEYD; encoded by the coding sequence ATGTATTCTAAGATGGCACTTAATAATGTAAAGAAGAGTTTTAAAGATTACACTATTTACTTTTTAACTTTAACTTTTGCAGTAGCTATATTTTACAGTTTTAATTCTATTGAATCTCAATCTGTAATGGCGGACATGAACAAGGGGCAAACTGATTACGTTATAGCCATGGGGCAGATGATTTCGGTTATATCAGTTGGAGTATCAGTTATTTTAGGATGCCTAATAATTTATGCCACTAAATTTTTAATTAGTAAAAGAAAAAAGGAATTTGGCATATATATGATTTTAGGTATGGCTAAAAGAAAGATGTCAAAAATATTATTTTTTGAAACCTTGTATATTGGAATGGTATCACTAGTTGCAGGAATGTTATTAGGATTACTATTTTCACAAGTATTATCAATATTTACAGCTAAACTTTTTGCAGTGCAGATGGTTAAATATAGTTTTGTAATTTCAACAAATGCAATTTTAAAAACAATTTTATATTTCGGGATAATGTATCTGTTAGTAATGATCTTTAATGTAGTTATTGTTTCAAGATATAAGTTAATTGATTTATTACATGGTGATAAGAAAAATGAAAGAGTAAGGATTAGAAATCCTTATTTAGGAGCAGGTGTTTTAATTCTTTCGATAATAGCTTTAGGATTTGCCTATCATCTAGTGAATAAGGTAGGATTGAACTTTTATGATAATAGATTTAAGGCTGCAATAGCTCTTGGAATCGTAGGAACCGCACTTTTCTTTTTTGGAATTGCAGCAGTCACATTTTTTGTGATTAAGAAAAATAAAAATATGTATTTATATAAGTTAAACATATTTACCATGAGACAGATTTCAAGTAAATTCAATACTAATTTTATTTCGATGACAATAATTTGTTTAATGTTATTTGTTACTATAGGGACTTTAGCATCTGGATTAAGTATTAAAAACTCTATGGAGGGCACGCTGAAGAATCAAACCCCCTTTGATGCATCTATTCAGGTATTTGCTAAAAAAGATGATAAAGCTCTGTCTTCTATTGATACATTAAAACAGCTAAACTACAATTTAGATGATTATGCAGAGTATTCTACAATTAAAAACTATGAGTATAATATGAGCACTAAAGCTTTATTAGAAAAATATGCATTAACAGATGATCAAAAACAAATGTTAAATTTAAAAGTTTTTGAAAAACTAAATATGATTAAGATATCTGAGTATAATGCTATGAGAAATCTAAAAGGTGAAACAAGTATAGATTTAAAAGACGATGAAATATTAGTATCATCTAATTATGAACCATTAAAGCAAATGGTAAAAGATTTTATAGAGAGAGAAGACTCAATAAAAATAGGAGATAAGCTATTTAAAATAAAAGAAAGAAAAATTCAAACAGAAGCACTTTCAACTTCACCAACCAGCGATAGTATGTTTGATTTAATTGTGCCAGATGAATTAGTAACTGGGTTAGAGCCATCAGGAGAAGTGTTAAATTTAAATTTTTCAGGTAATGACAAAATGGAAGGTAAAGAGAAATTAACTACAATATTTGAAAATTTTTCAATTCATAACAGCGAAGCTGTAAAAGCTGATTATGTGCTTTCGGGACTGACAAGGGAAATGGCATATGATGAAAGTAGAGGCTTATCTGCAATGATACTATTTATAGCTATTTATATGGGAATAGTATTTCTGCTAGCAAGTGCAGCAGTACTTGCACTTCAGCAATTATCAGAGTGTAATGAATCTATAGAGAGATATAGAGTTTTGAGGAAAATTGGTGCGACAAAAAGTATGATTAATAAAAGTATATTTAAGCAAGTATCAATATTTTTTGCATTACCTCTGTTACTTTCAATAGTACATTCATATGTTGGAATTAATGTGGTGAATAATTACTTAATTGCATTAGGAGCAGCAAATCAGTTTAAATCGATTCTGATGACTGCGCTCATAATGGTTATAGTTTATGGCGGATATCTTTACGCAACATATATTGCTTATAAAAATGTAGTTGACAATGAGTATGATTAG
- a CDS encoding purine-nucleoside phosphorylase: MYDKIMESVEYIQSKIKRNPKIAIILGSGLGDLVEEVKDVEDISYKDIPNFPVSTVKGHEGKLVFGKINNIEVMLMQGRFHYYEGYTMKEVTYPIYVMKKLGIEKIIVTNACGGINKSFEPGTLMLIKDFINLFGDNPLIGVNDERLGTRFPDMSEPYKLEIIDKAKKIGDDLGIKYAEGVYAGFMGPYYETAAEIVMIGRHGADAVGMSTVPETIVANYLGMDVLGIACITNMATGIQKVKHSHERVVETAKKVSSDLCRWVTKIVEEM, translated from the coding sequence ATGTATGATAAAATAATGGAATCGGTTGAGTATATACAAAGCAAAATAAAGAGAAATCCTAAAATAGCAATAATACTTGGATCAGGGCTTGGGGATTTGGTTGAAGAAGTTAAGGATGTGGAAGACATCTCTTATAAAGATATACCTAACTTTCCAGTATCCACAGTTAAAGGGCATGAAGGAAAATTAGTGTTTGGGAAAATAAATAATATAGAAGTTATGCTAATGCAAGGACGATTTCATTATTATGAAGGATATACAATGAAAGAAGTTACATATCCAATATATGTGATGAAAAAGCTTGGTATAGAAAAGATAATTGTTACAAATGCCTGTGGTGGAATTAATAAGAGTTTTGAGCCAGGAACTTTAATGCTTATTAAAGATTTTATAAATTTATTTGGAGATAATCCATTAATTGGAGTTAACGATGAGAGACTAGGAACAAGATTTCCAGATATGTCTGAACCGTATAAATTGGAGATTATTGATAAAGCAAAAAAAATTGGAGATGACCTTGGAATAAAATATGCAGAAGGTGTTTACGCAGGTTTTATGGGGCCATATTATGAAACAGCAGCTGAAATTGTAATGATAGGAAGACATGGGGCAGACGCTGTTGGTATGTCAACTGTGCCAGAAACAATAGTTGCTAATTACTTAGGTATGGATGTGCTTGGAATAGCGTGTATTACAAACATGGCTACTGGAATACAAAAGGTGAAGCATTCCCATGAAAGAGTTGTAGAAACAGCTAAAAAGGTTTCTTCAGATTTGTGCAGGTGGGTAACAAAAATTGTTGAAGAGATGTAA
- a CDS encoding spore germination protein GerW family protein: MENNLVKENLDLIFDNLEKFLKTETLIGKPIVVGEVTLIPIISVTFGGGTGGGNDYNSKEMDGIGSGGGMGARISPDAILVIKKDEVTMLKVKEESNLDSLLNMLPDIVSKINVKKDMERNHKDEV; encoded by the coding sequence ATGGAAAACAATTTAGTAAAGGAAAACCTGGATTTAATATTTGATAATTTAGAAAAATTTTTAAAGACAGAAACACTTATAGGAAAGCCAATTGTAGTAGGAGAAGTAACGCTTATACCAATTATAAGTGTCACTTTTGGAGGTGGCACTGGAGGCGGAAATGATTATAATAGTAAAGAAATGGATGGAATAGGGTCAGGTGGAGGTATGGGAGCTAGAATATCTCCAGATGCAATATTGGTAATTAAAAAAGATGAAGTTACTATGCTTAAAGTAAAGGAAGAAAGTAATTTAGACAGCCTTTTAAATATGCTTCCAGATATAGTTTCAAAAATAAATGTAAAGAAGGATATGGAAAGGAACCATAAAGATGAAGTTTAA